The stretch of DNA TGATTGCCGTGTTATGCGAGTGGATTTCGGGCGTCCCGCAGGCTTCTGGTGATGCGTTGGAGGCAGAGTGGTTCCCGGTCGAGACGTTGGACTCAGTCGACATCGTCATGAGTCTTGACGTTGCACGCGTCGCGTCGATGGCTGCGAGGGTCCGTGAGGACGTTCAATGACCCCACCGAACGCTTGTGTATAGGTGGCAATAGCGACAGTGCTTGGAGTCTTTTCTAGAACTAGCCGAGATCCATCACTTCTTTGACGGCATGAGTTATGGCCCTAAGTTGGATCGCGCTGAGGCGAATCAACGGGCCTTCGATCAATCGTTGGTTATCGATCGCGCGGAGTTGATCCAACAGCAGATCGGAGTCTTTCCGAAGTTTGCCCTGGGCCGTAATTCTGAGCCGGAGCGGTTCCGCGTCGTCGATGAGCTGGGTGGTGAGGGGAATGATCAGGGTGGAGGGATGTCCAGCATCGAGCAACGCTTGGGCTTGGACGATAAGCACAGGTCTGGTCTTTCCCGGTTCCGTCCCACGCCGAGGGCTCAAGTCGGCCAGCCAAATCTCGCCGCGCTTACGCATCCAGGTCTGTCTCAATCGCATCAAACTCCGCGTTGATGCGCATACTTTCGCCGCGCACTTTGTGCGAGGCTTGAGTGAGTCGATCGGCACGAAGCTGTCGCTCGGTTTCGCGGTTCATGCGTTCCAAGGATCGTCGGATGTACGCCGCCCTCGATACGTGGAGTGATTCGGCATAGCGGGTGCAGCGCTTGAGCAATTCGTCCGGCAATGTCACTGTAATGGTACTCATCGATACCTCCACTTACCATCAACTCATGATATCGAATTGTACTATACCAGAGGAAGATCGGCGTGGCAAACTAGGTAGATGACGAATGGCCCGTGCTGTATGTTCAGATCGACGTCCCCGTGCAGATGACACCGTTCCACCGCGTCACTCACGTAATCTCTCGCTCGCATCGATCTTCATCCACATCACGCCGCCGCAGAGGGCGATGAACGCCGCGACAAGTAACGAGGCCGTCCAACCCCACTGATCGGCGAGCCAGGGGGTGAGGCTGGGGGAAATCACCCCGCCCACATTCGCGCCCATGTTCATCACGCCCGACAGGGTACCCGCGTGGGCCTTGGAGAGATCGGTCGTCACACTCCAGTAAGCCCCCACCGTAAAATACAGCCAGCCGGCCCCCAGCGAGAGGGAGGCGATGGCGACGGCTTGTGAGTCAGCCCAGGCGCCGACGGCGATGAGTCCACCGGCCAGCCCCATGCCGATCATGCCGACGATCATACGGGCCTTCGTCAAACCGAGGGTCGAGACCAGGCGGTCGGTGGTCCAACCACCAAGCGGACAGAAGACGAGGATCGCGACAAAGGGTGCAGCCGCGAGCCAACCGCCGCGCAACAGATCGATGCCGCGCACGTTCACGAGGTACAGATAAAACCAGGACATGTAGATGTAGGCCACGTAGCCGAGGCAGGCATAACTCAGCACCAGCCAGCGCAGGGATGACGAAGCCGCAAATTGCCGCCAGGGAACAACCACGCGCGGGTGTAACGAAGCCGCGCCGTCTGCCGCCTTCTGCTCCCGGGAGCAGAGCACCCACAACAGGGCCACCACCAGACCGATCAGGGCGGACAGGTAGAAGACCGTCTGCCAGTGATAGTTCACCATGACCCAGGAGGCGAGGGGAGGGGTGATTGCGGCGCCGATACCGATGCCGCCGATGGCAATGCCGATGCCGAGCCCACGTTGCGCCGGGGGAATCCAATCGGCCACGGCGCGATTGAAGTTCGGCAGGGCTACGGCTTCACCCACGCCGAGGAGAAACCGCACGACGATCAAGGCGCCGACCGTCCCGACCATGGCAGCCAATGGAAGGGTCGCAGCGACCGCCGTCAAGGCCGTAAACAACGACCACCAGAGCAACGCACCGGCCAACACCACCCTGGCACCCCAACGATCGCCCAGCCATCCGCCGGGAATCTGACAAAGTGCGTAGCCGAACACGAAGGCGGAAAAGATATAGCCCATGTCCTGATCCGTCAGGCCATAGGCCGGCATCATTTGTCGCGCCGTCACGGAGATGTTGACCCGATCCATGTAGGTCACGGCGCTGATGGCAAACAGGAGGCCGAGGATGCCCCATCGCGGTTCGGTTGCCGACTTGCCGACTGCCACTCAGTCCTCCGGTTCTCAGCGCCATGCGCGAGCGCGGGGCATTATAGACCGGCTCGCACCAACCGAAGAAAGTTATTTGCGAGGCCTGCCCCAAAACCGTCATTCGTCTCTCGTGAAGCGTCACTCGTTCAGAGGCCATCAGCCGTCAGTTTCGATCCTAAA from Nitrospira sp. encodes:
- a CDS encoding MFS transporter → MAVGKSATEPRWGILGLLFAISAVTYMDRVNISVTARQMMPAYGLTDQDMGYIFSAFVFGYALCQIPGGWLGDRWGARVVLAGALLWWSLFTALTAVAATLPLAAMVGTVGALIVVRFLLGVGEAVALPNFNRAVADWIPPAQRGLGIGIAIGGIGIGAAITPPLASWVMVNYHWQTVFYLSALIGLVVALLWVLCSREQKAADGAASLHPRVVVPWRQFAASSSLRWLVLSYACLGYVAYIYMSWFYLYLVNVRGIDLLRGGWLAAAPFVAILVFCPLGGWTTDRLVSTLGLTKARMIVGMIGMGLAGGLIAVGAWADSQAVAIASLSLGAGWLYFTVGAYWSVTTDLSKAHAGTLSGVMNMGANVGGVISPSLTPWLADQWGWTASLLVAAFIALCGGVMWMKIDASERLRE
- a CDS encoding type II toxin-antitoxin system PemK/MazF family toxin, giving the protein MRKRGEIWLADLSPRRGTEPGKTRPVLIVQAQALLDAGHPSTLIIPLTTQLIDDAEPLRLRITAQGKLRKDSDLLLDQLRAIDNQRLIEGPLIRLSAIQLRAITHAVKEVMDLG